In Ralstonia pseudosolanacearum, the DNA window GTAGCGCCAAGCTTCATCTGAAAATAGAGATAAGGCTGGCTCTATGTCCAGTTCGTGCGCCCCCATCGTCCGCCAATCACTGCGGCCGTGAAAGGCTTGCTCTATCTTGGCCGCTTCCGGACCTTCATGGCTGCGGACCAGCGCCCAGTCGGGTGGCACCTCCACGTCCGCGAAAGCGTTAGCGATCGATTTTTCCAGTTTGCTCTTGTCCATAGGATTCTTACTGTAGAAACGCCTCACATTTAGCCACCGCGACCCACGCGTTCCGTTCAGCATCCACGTGACCACTGTCACCGCCGCGGTAGCACTTCTTCATTATTGATTCGGCACCAATGAACTTGAATCAAGCCGCATAGCGGATAGGCTGATGCTCAAAGTACGTTCTAACACGCGCGGGTTGTCGCTGCACGCTTCTCAAATGACTGGAAGTTGCCTTGACCAACTGCAGCTTGGATCGTGCCGGAGCAAGCTTGGTGACCGCTTGCTTCAGATCGGCATTGAGCATCTCGTCGGGGTTGAGCTCGGGACTGTAGCTGGGCAGGTAGAACACCTCGATACGTTCTTTGTTGACCGCCAGCCACGCCTTGACCGGTTTTGCGTGGTGCACGCGCAGGTTGTCCAGCACGAGGAAAATCTTCTTCTTGGCGCCACGGATAAGCCGCCGCATGAAGTCGATCAGAATGTCGGCATTGAGCGCGCCGTCGAAGATCTTCCAACGCATCTCGCCTTTGTTGGTGACGGTGGAAATTACCGACAAACCGTACCGCTTGTTGCTCACGCGAACCACTGGCGTTTGCCCCTTGGGGGCATAGCTGCGCCCACACACGTCGTCGCTGCGCAGCCCGCTCTCGTCGCCCCAGTGAATCTCAGCGCCTTCTGCTTTGGCACGGGCGGCAATGGCAGGGTAGTCACGTTCGAGCCATTTCTTCACCGCCGCAGGCGATTGCTCGTAGGCCTTTCGCATCGGCTTTTGCGGCGTGAAACCCCAGCGCGACAGGTACAGCCCCACCGTGCGCACCGCCAGCCGGATGCCGAAACACAGCTCGATCAGTTGACCCACCGACGCACGTGTCCAAAGCGCGTAAGGCATCTTGAGCTGGTCCGGTGTCTTATCGGCAATCAGTTGGCGCACCAGAAGTTCTTGCGTCACGTCCAACGACCGCCCCTGACCCGCCTTGCGTCCGCTCGGCGCGTCGCGCAACCCCTTCGCTCCCAGTTCCTGATGTCGCTTGCAGATGTTGAATACCCCCGTGCTACTCAGCCCCGTTTGTTCCGCTATCTCGTCGTAGGTGTGACCAGCTTTGCGCAGGCGGATGACTTGCACTCGTCTCTCGTGCCGCGCTTCGCGCGGCAGCGCTCTCATGTCTGTAGGTTCCATCCTTTCAATATGGCCGAACATACAGAAAATTCAAGTTCATTCATACCGAATCAATAATTACCCAGCCTGGTAAGCCGATCTCGCAACATCGGCCAAGCCTCATCAAGATACTTGCGAGCGTCTTCACTTTCCTTCGCGGCCTCTTGCAGCAGAGTTGCGATGGACACGTTATGTATAGCAGTTTTAGTGCTGAGAGCTAATTCGATTAGTTTGAGTGCGCCGATGTAAAGCGAATCATCATGCTGAACTCCCTTGGCTGCCGGCACCTTCCAATCACCGAACAACTGCTCGTGCCAAGACTGAAGGAGATTGAGTACGGTGCCGCCAACTCGATACGCAGCGTCAGTGGGATCACTAGCCCGCAGCTCATCTAAAGTAACGTTCACAATCAATTGAAACGGGATATCCTTATCTTTAGCCCTTGCAATGCAAAGATCATCTTCCTGGTTCAGGTAAATTTCCAAGTAAGGTGTTTTCATATTTAATTTATTTTCCATCACATTCTTTCATTCGATCGACGAGCAAATCGGCTGCTCGATTCATGCACTCTTTATATCCAGCGCTCCCCCAAAATATGTGGGAAATACTGCAGTTCCTCGCATCATCCTCATACTGAGCAACGGCCTCCTGCTTACACTCCTCACGAGTTGTATCGCCGCCACGGCATATTGCATTTCCGATCCGCTTTAGGGAATCTCTGCACAAATCCCTCGCAGATGTGCTTGCAAGAGTGAGCAGTGCAAGCGAGCATGTAGGCCATGAAACAAGCCGACCTTGGACTGAACTTGTCGACCAAACGCACGCGCAAGCGTGAGTTTCTGGAAGAGATGGCCCGTGTGGTGCCATGGGCCGATCTGGTGATGCTGATCGCGCCCTACGCGCCCGAAGGCAAGCGCGGTCGGCCGCCGTTTGCCGTGGAGACGATGCTGCGCATCCACTTTCTGCAACAGTGGTTCGGCCTGTCTGACCCGGCGATGGAAGAGGCGCTGCACGACGTGCCGCTGTACCGCGAGTTTGCGGGGCTGGACAACTGGACCACGCGGCTGCCCGACGAGAGCACGATTCTGCGCTTCCGTCATCTGCTGGAGAAGCACAAGCTGGCGGCCGAGATGCTGGCGCTGGTCAACGAGATGCTGCGCGGCAAGGGGCTGATGCTCAAGGCCGGCACGGTGGTGGATGCCACGCTGATCAGCGCACCGAGCTCGACCAAGAATGCATCGGGCGAACGCGATCCAGAGATGCATCAGAGCAAGAAAGGCAACCAGTGGTACTTCGGCATGAAGGCGCATATCGGTGTGGACGCCGAATCTGGGCTGGTGCACACAGTGCGGGGCACGGCGGGCAACGTGAACGACGTGGTCGAAGCCAACAGCCTGTTGCACGGTGAGGAAACCGATGCCTTTGGCGACGCGGGCTATCAGGGGGCACACAAGCGCCCGGATGCCAGGGCTGGCGTGAGGTGGCATGTGGCAATGAAGCCCGGCAAGCGCCGGGCGTTGAGCAAGGACCGCCCGCTGGACGGGTTGATTGACCAAATCGAGCACGCCAAGGCCAGCATCCGGGCCAAGGTCGAGCATCCGTTCCGGGTGATCAAGAGGCAGTTCGGTTACGCCAAGGTCCGCTACCGGGGGTTGAGGAAGAACACCGCGCAGCTCATGACCTTGTTCGCGCTTTCCAATCTGTGGATGGTGCGCGGCAAGTTGCATGGAGCGACCGCATGAGCGCGCCGGCAGCGCGAATTCATGTCCTTGAGGGACGAATCATGTTTGCCGGCATGTGCGAAAGCATGGCCAAGCCGCGATGAATTGACCCCAACCATGCGCACGCGCTGGCGAGTTCTCCTCCTAGCACGGGCGCGGACGCATTGTTCAGAGCATCCTTAGGGAATCTCTGCACAAATCCCTCGCAGATGTGCTTGCAAGAGTGAGCAGTGCAAGCGAGCATGTAGGCCATGAAACAAGCCGACCTTGGACTGAACTTGTCGACCAAACGCACGCGCAAGCGTGAGTTTCTGGAAGAGATGGCCCGTGTGGTGCCATGGGCCGATCTGGTGATGCTGATCGCGCCCTACGCGCCCGAAGGCAAGCGCGGTCGGCCGCCGTTTGCCGTGGAGACGATGCTGCGCATCCACTTTCTGCAACAGTGGTTCGGCCTGTCTGACCCGGCGATGGAAGAGGCGCTACACGACGTGCCGCTGTACCGCGAGTTTGCGGGGCTGGACAACTGGACCACGCGGCTGCCCGACGAGAGCACGATTCTGCGCTTCCGTCATCTGCTGGAGAAGCACAAGCTGGCGGCCGAGATGCTGGCGCTGGTCAACGAGATGCTGCGCGGCAAGGGGCTGATGCTCAAGGCCGGCACGGTGGTGGATGCCACGCTGATCAGCGCACCGAGCTCGACCAAGAATGCATCGGGCGAACGCGATCCAGAGATGCATCAGAGCAAGAAAGGCAACCAGTGGTACTTCGGCATGAAGGCGCATATCGGTGTGGACGCCGAATCTGGGCTGGTGCACACAGTGCGGGGCACGGCGGGCAACGTGAACGACGTGGTCGAAGCCAACAGCCTGTTGCACGGTGAGGAAACCGATGCCTTTGGCGACGCGGGCTATCAGGGGGCACACAAGCGCCCGGATGCCAGGGCTGGCGTGAGGTGGCATGTGGCAATGAAGCCCGGCAAGCGCCGGGCGTTGAGCAAGGACCGCCCGCTGGACGGGTTGATTGACCAAATCGAGCACGCCAAGGCCAGCATCCGGGCCAAGGTCGAGCATCCGTTCCGGGTGATCAAGAGGCAGTTCGGTTACGCCAAGGTCCGCTACCGGGGGTTGAGGAAGAACACCGCGCAGCTCATGACCTTGTTCGCGCTTTCCAATCTGTGGATGGTGCGCGGCAAGTTGCATGGAGCGACCGCATGAGCGCGCCGGCAGCGCGAATTCATGTCCTTGAGGGACGAATCATGTTTGCCGGCATGTGCGAAAGCATGGCCAAGCCGCGATGAATTGACCCCAACCATGCGCACGCGCTGGCGAGTTCTCCTCCTAGCACGGGCGCGGACGCATTGTTCAGAGCATCCTTAGGGGGCAGCATTATTCACATGATGCTAATCCCATAGGCGTGCTTCAATATCGCTCGATCATCGTGTTGAAGCGCAAGATAGTGATGAAACACGCCATCTTCTGCAAAAGCAGGTCCATCGCAAGCACGCGACCCATTGCAGCATCTGCAGTGGTGGAGTTTGCAAATGCGTCCAGCACGCGACGCAAATGCTGACTCCATTCAACGATCCAGCGATCAACCTCGGCTTCGCTCAGAAGAAACCGATCTAGACCCGCACACAGATAGGACACGAGTTCCTTTGGCAGGCTCTCGTACATCGCAGCCGTGCTCATGTCGGTTGTCCAGGAGGAGTGGATTAGCCACGTTGAATCACCGCCATCGCCACCAATATCACTACCCAATATGACATTTATGTCGAGATCAATGTCATTCAATAACGTGAATGACGTTTGATCCCTTTTTCTTAGCCACTCCTCTGAATTTTCGCAAACCTCAAATATATAATTCACTCTCTCTCGAAACTTCTTGATTTTTGTCTCGGACAGCTCCATTGCTGGAGATGTCATGTAATTCATTATACAAACCGGAATCATTTGTTTATCTCGCTTACTTCCATCAATGAAGAATGGGAATTTCTTGACTTGCAACGCGCTCCCACTCTGCAAGTTCGGCGGGCAAAGGACGGCAATATAGTTTCACCTTCTTGATTGCCTTCCTAAGGCCGTTTTGTCGCTCAATAATGGCCTTGTAAGTGTTCACGAAAAATTGATTTGAAATTTGGAGCCGTAGCCGGATAGGAGTTCGGCTAGGGATGCTCTGAACAATGCGTCCGCGCCCGTGCTAGGAGGAGAACTCGCCAGCGCGTGCGCATGGTTGGGGTCAATTCATCGCGGCTTGGCCATGCTTTCGCACATGCCGGCAAACATGATTCGTCCCTCAAGGACATGAATTCGCGCTGCCGGCGCGCTCATGCGGTCGCTCCATGCAACTTGCCGCGCACCATCCACAGATTGGAAAGCGCGAACAAGGTCATGAGCTGCGCGGTGTTCTTCCTCAACCCCCGGTAGCGGACCTTGGCGTAACCGAACTGCCTCTTGATCACCCGGAACGGATGCTCGACCTTGGCCCGGATGCTGGCCTTGGCGTGCTCGATTTGGTCAATCAACCCGTCCAGCGGGCGGTCCTTGCTCAACGCCCGGCGCTTGCCGGGCTTCATTGCCACATGCCACCTCACGCCAGCCCTGGCATCCGGGCGCTTGTGTGCCCCCTGATAGCCCGCGTCGCCAAAGGCATCGGTTTCCTCACCGTGCAACAGGCTGTTGGCTTCGACCACGTCGTTCACGTTGCCCGCCGTGCCCCGCACTGTGTGCACCAGCCCAGATTCGGCGTCCACACCGATATGCGCCTTCATGCCGAAGTACCACTGGTTGCCTTTCTTGCTCTGATGCATCTCTGGATCGCGTTCGCCCGATGCATTCTTGGTCGAGCTCGGTGCGCTGATCAGCGTGGCATCCACCACCGTGCCGGCCTTGAGCATCAGCCCCTTGCCGCGCAGCATCTCGTTGACCAGCGCCAGCATCTCGGCCGGCCGCCAGCTTGTGCTTCTCCAGCAGATGACGGAAGCGCAGAATCGTGCTCTCGTCGGGCAGCCGCGTGGTCCAGTTGTCCAGCCCCGCAAACTCGCGGTACAGCGGCACGTCGTGCAGCGCCTCTTCCATCGCCGGGTCAGACAGGCCGAACCACTGTTGCAGAAAGTGGATGCGCAGCATCGTCTCCACGGCAAACGGCGGCCGACCGCGCTTGCCTTCGGGCGCGTAGGGCGCGATCAGCATCACCAGATCGGCCCATGGCACCACACGGGCCATCTCTTCCAGAAACTCACGCTTGCGCGTGCGTTTGGTCGACAAGTTCAGTCCAAGGTCGGCTTGTTTCATGGCCTACATGCTCGCTTGCACTGCTCACTCTTGCAAGCACATCTGCGAGGGATTTGTGCAGAGATTCCCTAGTTCAGCGTCGATGGTGTCGCGTGTCCAGTTGACGAAGCGACGCCAGTGATATTTGAAGTGCTTCCAGACGATCTCGATCATGTTCAGTTCGGGGCTGTAGGGCGGCAGAAAGAACAGGAGCGCTTTGTGTTCCCTGAACCAGCGGTCGCGGGTTTCCTCGCTGATGCTGTGATGAATGGCTGCGTTGTCGAGGACGATGATGGTGGGTCGGCTGTCGTCTTGCCGAATCAGCGCATCGAGAAACTGCTCGACATCGGGGCCTTTGATGCTGTGCGCATGCGCGGCGTGAATCAGGCTGTTCTGCCCGTAGTCGAACGCACCGAGCACAGAACGTCGGCAGTGGCTGTGCGGTTCAACACAATGGGGCAGCCCTCGTGGTGACCATGCGCGCTGCACAACGGGCGAAGCTGCAAAGCCAGCCTCATCGAGATAGAGGAGCCGGATGGCCTGGTCGCGCGCGGCCTGCTGGAGCTTGCCGAGCACGTCTGCTTTCACAGCGAACTCCTCTTCGCACCGTTTTTTTTTTTTGAGCGAGTAGCGGTTGCGCTTGAAAGAGAAGCCTTCGCGCTTGAGCGCCGCGCCCAGTGTCTCGATCTGACATGGCAGCGGTTGCCCATGAACTTCCTGCACGCGCTGCGCGATCTGCGCCAGTGTCAGAGATTCGGCGCGCGCAGCGTCGACCGCCGTGGCGACCATGTTCTCGGGCAGCGACCTGGGGCGGCCGCCGCCGTGACCGCTCAACAAGCCGCACACGCCGTATTCGTTCCAGGCACGCACCCAGTTGTAGGGCGACTGCACGCTAACGCCCAACCGGCCCGCGACCTTGGGGGCCGACAAACCGTCGCCGAGCATGACCATCCCCGCTGCGCGCGTGCGGATGTCGCGGTGCCGGTGATTCAGGCTCAATTGCTCCAACGTCAGCTTCTCCACTTCGCTCAACTCGACCACGCATCGCATCGGTATGCAGACCTCATCGGATTGCCTGCATGCTCAACGCCTCAACTTCTAATCCGTTTACACAGAACACTTAATGACCAGCATCGTGCCCCCCGGTTCCTCCGCTCAAATACTGAGGAATGCGCTTTTGAGTCAAAGTCCAGTAGAGACTTGACGCATCTTGCTTCGCTGATTGGCATCTCGAATCATCCTCACAAGCCTCACTCGTGCTCTCGTTCGTACCAGTGACGTTCCGAACCATTTTGATGAACTCGTTGAGTAACGGGTCTCGCTGAGGCATCGGACGGCTGGTACCTTGCAACGCATCCAAATCCGGATCACCGCTAGAAGTGCCACCAATCCCGCCACCGACGTGCGCTGGGATAGGGGGCACCACCTGAATTTCTCCCAGCAATGGGTTCGCGGTGGCGCTTCCGATAAGAAAGCCAAGCAGCTTTGAGAACCACGATTTGACCGTGATCCACAGCCTCTCAATTATCGACCGCTTCGCGGTGTGCTGAGCCTGCTTGTTTGCCGCGAGCTTGGCCGTTTGAATAGGATTTGCTGTGCTGGCCAGCGCCGCTTGTCCCACTGGCGTCAGCAGCGCAATCAAGCGGTGCGCGGCATCGTACTTAAAACCGAAGTAATAGTCTCCAGGGCCGCGAATGGCGGTAAGCAGGCCGTTGGTATCGTAGTCATAGCTGACGATGGCACCGTCCACATCATACGAAAGCAGCAGGCCGCGAGCGTTGTAGCTGTACTTCACTCGCTCACCATCCGTGTTGACTGCTTCCAGTAGCCTGCCGGCCGTGTCGTACTTCACAGCATTGGCCGTCCGGCCATCCGGATCGGTGAACGTTTGTACGTTGCCTTGCGCGTCGTATGTCAACGCCCAGGTGCCAGTGGCAACAGAACCTGTCGATTCAGACGCGGCCGCGAGTCGCCCCGCGCTGTCGTAAATCCAATCCGTCTTGAGCACATCCCCCGTTGGCGTTGCGTTAAATCCGGCAGCGCCACTATTGATCTTTACCTAAATCATGACAACCGATCGTCCGTAGGCGCGTTATATGGTCAGCACCGTGTATGGAGGATCGGTTCATGACCAAGATGGACGAAGCGACGCGCAAACGGGTACGTGCCGGACGCTTGATGCTTGCGGGCAAGACGCCGGCCGAAGCGGCGAAGGCGGTGGGTGTGGCACGGCAAACCGCGTACACCTGGAAAGCCCGGCTCAACGAAGGTGGCATTGACGCATTGCGGACAATGAACGTAGGTCGTGCAGCCCAACTGGATGCGTGCCAGCTCGAAGGCTTGCGCGTGGCACTGCTGCAAGGTGCGCTGGCGCACGGCTTCGGCACCGAGCTGTGGACCCTCAAGCGCGTGCGCATGCTCATCGAACGACTGTATGGCGTCACCTTCAGCGAGGTGCATGTCTGGCGGCTGCTGGGTGCGTTGGGCTTCAGCCCGCAAAAGCCTGAGCGCCGGGCCATCGAACGCGACGAAGACGCGGTACAGCGCTTCAAGCGCAAGACTTGGCCCGCGCTAAAAAAAAGTGTGCCGCCGAGCGACGGCTAATCGTCTTCATTGACGAGTCGGGCCTGTCGGAGCGGCCCACGCGCGTGCGCACCTGGGCGCCCAAGGGCTGCACGCCGTCATCCAGTTCCACTTCAACTGGAAGCACGTCTCGGTCATCGCCGGCCTCACGCGCACGAACTTCGTGTTTCGACTGCACGACGGCGCGATCAAGAGTGCGCAGATCATCGAGTTCCTCAAGGCGCTGCGTGCGCAGCTCAAGCGCAAGTTGCTGATCGTGTGGGACGGCGCGCCACAGCACAAGAGCCGCGTTGTGCGCGAGTACCTCGACAGTACGCGAGGCGCCGTACAGATGGCGCTGCTGCCCAGCTATTCCCCAGACCTCAACCCGGTCGAATACCTGTGGGCCTGGCTCAAGCGGCACGCGTTGGCCAACTTCTGTCCCGATACCCTCGCCGAACTCAAACACACCGCCCGCCGCAAGCTCAAGAGCGGCCAGAAACGCCCATCGATCATCGCCGCGTGCTGGAAGCAGGCTGAGTTGTGGTGATGTCATGGGTTATGTAATTCTCAATAGCATCATTCGTTGCCCCGGTTGTGTAGGACGTGAGATTACCCACTGCATCGTAGGCGAAAGTCTCTAGCTT includes these proteins:
- a CDS encoding IS630 family transposase — protein: MEPTDMRALPREARHERRVQVIRLRKAGHTYDEIAEQTGLSSTGVFNICKRHQELGAKGLRDAPSGRKAGQGRSLDVTQELLVRQLIADKTPDQLKMPYALWTRASVGQLIELCFGIRLAVRTVGLYLSRWGFTPQKPMRKAYEQSPAAVKKWLERDYPAIAARAKAEGAEIHWGDESGLRSDDVCGRSYAPKGQTPVVRVSNKRYGLSVISTVTNKGEMRWKIFDGALNADILIDFMRRLIRGAKKKIFLVLDNLRVHHAKPVKAWLAVNKERIEVFYLPSYSPELNPDEMLNADLKQAVTKLAPARSKLQLVKATSSHLRSVQRQPARVRTYFEHQPIRYAA
- a CDS encoding IS5 family transposase, producing the protein MKQADLGLNLSTKRTRKREFLEEMARVVPWADLVMLIAPYAPEGKRGRPPFAVETMLRIHFLQQWFGLSDPAMEEALHDVPLYREFAGLDNWTTRLPDESTILRFRHLLEKHKLAAEMLALVNEMLRGKGLMLKAGTVVDATLISAPSSTKNASGERDPEMHQSKKGNQWYFGMKAHIGVDAESGLVHTVRGTAGNVNDVVEANSLLHGEETDAFGDAGYQGAHKRPDARAGVRWHVAMKPGKRRALSKDRPLDGLIDQIEHAKASIRAKVEHPFRVIKRQFGYAKVRYRGLRKNTAQLMTLFALSNLWMVRGKLHGATA
- a CDS encoding IS5 family transposase, producing the protein MKQADLGLNLSTKRTRKREFLEEMARVVPWADLVMLIAPYAPEGKRGRPPFAVETMLRIHFLQQWFGLSDPAMEEALHDVPLYREFAGLDNWTTRLPDESTILRFRHLLEKHKLAAEMLALVNEMLRGKGLMLKAGTVVDATLISAPSSTKNASGERDPEMHQSKKGNQWYFGMKAHIGVDAESGLVHTVRGTAGNVNDVVEANSLLHGEETDAFGDAGYQGAHKRPDARAGVRWHVAMKPGKRRALSKDRPLDGLIDQIEHAKASIRAKVEHPFRVIKRQFGYAKVRYRGLRKNTAQLMTLFALSNLWMVRGKLHGATA
- a CDS encoding IS630 family transposase, which codes for MRCVVELSEVEKLTLEQLSLNHRHRDIRTRAAGMVMLGDGLSAPKVAGRLGVSVQSPYNWVRAWNEYGVCGLLSGHGGGRPRSLPENMVATAVDAARAESLTLAQIAQRVQEVHGQPLPCQIETLGAALKREGFSFKRNRYSLKKKKRCEEEFAVKADVLGKLQQAARDQAIRLLYLDEAGFAASPVVQRAWSPRGLPHCVEPHSHCRRSVLGAFDYGQNSLIHAAHAHSIKGPDVEQFLDALIRQDDSRPTIIVLDNAAIHHSISEETRDRWFREHKALLFFLPPYSPELNMIEIVWKHFKYHWRRFVNWTRDTIDAELGNLCTNPSQMCLQE